ACATGTCAAGGACACCGGGATGCGCAACAATAACGATTGCCAATATTGACCATGATCCAGCCGTGGGGAGAGATGATGACGTTCACATATATCTAGAACATGACAAAAATATAGCAGAATACGAAATAGCGTATTGGTACTTAGAGGTGAACGATCAATCCAAGCTAGATGAATCCAAGCATGGGTTCATTAGTGTCAGCGATTTTCTTGAAGCTTCGACCTTGGTATGCCCCCTTAGGGGTTGTGAACCCATAAGGATGACCTCTCCTGGTTCGTTACAAGATGAGCGACGAAAAATTACAATAGAAGATGTTAAGGATGAGAAGGTCGCCCTGCTTCGGGTGTCTGTCCGATCATCAAAGCCAACTAAGGGTGAATGGTCTCATGGATACCCAGTCGGAGAAGATGCTCTAAATCCTAGCAATGGTGCCAGCGTTGCGTTGTTTGAAAACAATGACGGTGATCACCACTTTGCTTGCAATCATAAGATAAATAAAGTCGCTAGGGCTGCCTATAGCTACTGGCAACCGGATTACAGTCCATCAATTGACAAAGCAATAGCATTATATAAAGTGCTCGAGACAGCAGGAGCATTAAAGAATATCGATATAAAGGCACTCGCAATAGAAATTGGCCTCAGCACTGTTGAAAAAGTCCTGACTGAGTGCCAATCTATAGTAAAGGCACTGTTGACTTCGATACCAGGTTACGAATATGTCGAAAAAATTGCCAATCATATTAGATGCACCAATAATACATTAATTTATAATCTGTTGGAATATTTCAGCGGAACGTTGAAACATGATGGAGAGACATGGGTCGAAGAAGACAAGGTAAAAATATCATTTTTTAAATGCGGCAAATTTTATCAGAAAGGGCAAAGCTACCCTTAGCATCCCCGAGAGAAGGATATGAATATGTCAGTCAACAATCAAGAGCAACTATCTGATCCGCCGCTCGCGAGAGATAGGATCGACCTTGTGGGTGGGCTGTTAGCTGTAATGGCATTTGGCATTGCCGTGATAGCCATGATAGGGCCTGTGTTTCCATGGTGGGTGAGAGCAGGATGGGAGTGGCAATGGTTTATCTGGGATCTCAGCGGATTGCGAGTAATCACTGAAAACCAATATTCTGGTCTGGCCGTGACGGTGTTTGGATTTTTTTGCGGGTTTTGCTCATTCATCGGTATTATGAATGTAATCATTGGACCCAAGTCTCCTTTTTTCGCTATTCCAAAGCTTATTCTATCGGGTGGCGCGATAATTACAGTGGTGGCTGGGCTAGATCTTGCATCTGGTCTAACTTCTGAATATTGGAATCCCGGATTTGGGATCATAGTGTCATTCCTGGCTGGGCTGGGCCTAATGGTAGTAGCAACAGGAATGATTGTTTTGTTTACAGTGCGGGCAAAAAGTTATCAGCACGACAGAGGAAATCTAGTTCAAACTGATGACATTAAAGATTTTGATTGAAAGCAGCTTTCAGTAATAGGAAAGGACCTGTTGATGCAAGAATATAGTGGAAGCGTGGAGAAAGATGAGAATGGCGTTGTCAATCCTGATGCTCGAATCCAGTCATTGGAGGAAACTATCGCGAAGCTTCGTAAACATCTGGAAGTAACATCAGTTCAGAAAAACTCGCGGTGGCTTGTCAATTTGTCAGAGGGCAGTACCTGTCAACTAGGGAACGGTACTAATATTTCTATCGCTGGATTGGGTCGCCGAGTAGTTGCAGCTGTTGTAGATAATCTATTTTTCGGTATGATGAGCGTTTTGGGATATTGCTTGACGTGGTTTGTTCAAAGTGCTATTGCCGCCATTCTTGTGTTCTTGTTTGGTGCATTAGTAAGCATAAGTTATCATATGATAATGCTCACCAACAGTGGCCAGACACTAGGGCGGAAGATGGCGAATGTGCAAGTGGTAAAGTTTCATGATGGTACCATCCCGGATGCTATTACAATTGTCAAACGCGGTGCGGTCGCTACAGGGCTCTATATTGTCCCTTGGGTATTGATGATATCAGCAGCGATATTCATTGATGCATCTGACGGGCTAGAAGGAGCGGCAGTGGCCTTAGTCTTGTTGCTAACGGCAACAGTTACGTGGTGTATTGCCATGACCGTCTATTACCTTGTAAATGCCTCATTCTTGTGGAATCGAACGGGACAGGGTTGGCATGATCGCGTTGCTGGAACAATCGTTATTTCCGCCAATGCCCCAAATAGCCCGGGAGAATGATTGACGCACTTGCTCAGCCGATGTATTCCGTTGTGGGTGGCATTAGTTGCTGTGTTCGGTCTGTTGTGTGTTGGCTGTGGGAGTGGGTCTCCTGGTGGGGAACGGGCCAGGCCAAGGTTTGGTTTGGAACCCCCTCAAGAGCTAACCACCCCAGCTAACGACGGTGTACGGGGTCGAGGCGTTGAGCAAGTCCAGGAGGCGGCGGAGCGTGAGGGTTCTGGACGGGTAGGAGATGGGTCGGTTGACTTGTCCGAACGCTCGGAGGAGGCTTCGGCGAGGTCTTCGCCCCCCGATGAGCTCACGTTTGTCGGCGATACCAGTGATGGGTGGCAAGTGTTCAAAACTAGGGGTGGCCTCGCTTCCTTCGTGCCGGTTGGCAGATCGGGTGATCTGTACCTTTCAGCGGAGTGGTTACCGGACGGTACAAGGGCAGTTGTAAGCTACACGGCGGCTGTGGATGATCAAGATTGGGAGTCGGAGGATCCCGATTCCGGCTTGTTTGTGGTGGACTCGGAAGGAAATGAGCTGCAGCGCATTTCAGGGACTGGAGGTTGGGCAACTTGGTCGCCCGATGGGGAGCAGATCGCTTATGCGGACAACGGCGGTGAGTGGTTAGGAGATTCGGGCGGCTTTATCGTATATGTGGTAAATGCTGATGGTGGTGGGTCACCTCAAGAGATCGGCTATGGGTGCTGCCCGGAGTGGTCGCCGAACGGCACTCAGATCATGTATAGATTCCCCACAGGTCCTGAAACCTGGGGGCTTACCGTATCGGAGCTTGGCGGTGACAGCGACTGGGATATTCAAGTTTACCCGTTCCCTATTGACCCTGATTTCGGGATTCCGTTCGGCACTCAAGACGGTGCGTGGTCGCCAGACGGCTTGAAGGTTGCGTACACATTCGGCGAGGAAATACACATTGTCAACGCTGACGGGACCGGGGTGCAGTCGCTGATCAGGGCCGACGATACCCTCCACAGGCCGACCTGGTCGCCAGACGGAAAGAGGATTTCCTACGTGTCGGGTGAAGATGATAGCTGGAACGGGGGCGAAGACCGTCGCCAGTTTTGGGTGGCTGACGCCGAAGGTGGAACAAGCGTCCTGGTGTCCGATGCCCAATTATGGGGTGGAGAGTGGTCACCCGACGGTACCCGGCTCGCCTACATAACAGGTGCAGGCGATTCCACGGGGGTGATAAAGGTGGCGACGCTAGACGCATTACGCGTCCGTGATGAGGTGGTGGTCTCGCCGGCTGATAGCGATTCTCCGGTATGGTCTCGGGACGGAACGCGAATCGCTTTCACGAGTAGGGGTTATCCGGAGTCGAATCCAGAAGGAGATACAGAGATATTCGTCGCAGACGCAGACGGTTCTAACTTGATCCAAATCACTAGCAATTCTCATAACGACTATGGACCTGAGTGGATTTGGGGTAGCCAACACCCTCTTCCAAACCCAACAGCTGGGTTCACCTCTGATTCCGGCAGATACGGCGACCTTGGGGGAGACGATTGGTTAGCCGTGCTGAGGTTAGCTGGCAATGCAGAGGAGGCTTGTGACGTTCTGGTGCGTATAGCATCAAGAAATATAGCATCAAGAAATAACGTTGATCAGGATGCAAATGTCATCTTGCGAGATATATTAGGCGGTCAACGGTTTGTAACTACTGGAATAAGTGCTGAAGAGCTTGGCGCAATTATCTTTACCCTGAATCTGTCCCTTTTGACATTGATACGCGAGTGCGAGGCAAATATATCACTTGAAGCAGCAGATGTATTTCGAATGCTCTACTGGCATCGGTCTTTAATATTCGAAATTGGCTATTTCTTAAAAGAGGGTGAAAATGTATCTGAAGTGTCGTCCATAGCCACTATCGGTACATGGTCAACCGACGAAGAATTGAGGCCGTTTTGTAAAGACGAAGACACAGTTGCAATTGGACAACAGAATCCTGGTTGGAGTGATCGCTTGCTATCTCAAAAGTTTATAGGCCTGTTTGAAGATGCACACCTCAGTAACGCAGGAGGGATGGGAGAGCTCATCGCACTTGTCGCATATTTGTGCGGTCATAATGGAGAAAACATTGGGTCTGGAAATTTCCCTCAACAATATTACACCATATTGTCTATATTGGAAGGTCAATAGGCTATGCGGATGGCATTATTGGCATTCGTGGCTTGGTTGGCTATCTCTGTTGAGCCAGCGGTTGCACAGATCGGTCAGGACATTGCGGAGCGCGACCGTCTGATTGCGGAGCAGGAGTCGCTCTTGAATGTGTATCGGTGTCGGTTCGGGGTCGATGTCGGGGTGGTGCCGGGCGGATGTTCGGTTTGGTCGGCCTTCACTGTTCCGGTCTTCTTTTGCGGACCGTTAGGGCGTTTTTCTGGCGAAGATGTGGAGACTGCGGTGACTAGCCTAAATCGGGAAGTATCGCCGTGGTTCGCAAGGGAATCGTCCGGTCATGCGCATATTCGGTTTGTAGAGGGCGGAGTTGTGATTCCAGACTTCGATTGGTCTAATGCGGATCTTAAGAACGAAAGAGGCGACTATGCACCGCGAGATGCTGGTCAGGTTTGTCTAGATTCTGTTCCTATTGAGGAAATGGACTCCAAAGGATTGAGTCCACCTCTGATGTTTGTGGCTACTACAACTCCTAAGGAAAAGGCAAGGGTTTTAGGGTGGGCAACACACATGAGTTTCGCAAT
This genomic interval from bacterium contains the following:
- a CDS encoding RDD family protein, with the protein product MEKDENGVVNPDARIQSLEETIAKLRKHLEVTSVQKNSRWLVNLSEGSTCQLGNGTNISIAGLGRRVVAAVVDNLFFGMMSVLGYCLTWFVQSAIAAILVFLFGALVSISYHMIMLTNSGQTLGRKMANVQVVKFHDGTIPDAITIVKRGAVATGLYIVPWVLMISAAIFIDASDGLEGAAVALVLLLTATVTWCIAMTVYYLVNASFLWNRTGQGWHDRVAGTIVISANAPNSPGE